From Triticum urartu cultivar G1812 chromosome 2, Tu2.1, whole genome shotgun sequence, a single genomic window includes:
- the LOC125536115 gene encoding putative F-box/LRR-repeat protein 23, translating to MLQASPQSPIMMSGVSFVVSRDVCRRRLSHSHEMEVQPEAVRDWSELPLDVLASVFTKLGAVDILMGAGLVCHSWLGAAKVPSLWRYVDMEHHDVLRGKKKKSHDVLCAMAKAAVDRSNGELEVFAGSEFVTDQLLNYIAERSPSLKSLSLDYCNVSNEAFTELIIKLPLLEELLISLCPFVDGDAYEVTSRACAQLKRLMLRQGSYGGTRDGALGIEMMHELRYLTLVGCNITTEELVAIIDGCPHMERLCVRDCCNIVVDGTLRAKCSRIKTLILPPLQHLQQLYSRYCFHPDDSLFTDKFDDWRSS from the exons ATGCTTCAAGCTTCCCCTCAGTCCCCAATAATGATGAGCGGCGTCTCGTTTGTTGTCTCGCGGGATGTCTGTCGCCGCCGCCTAAG TCATTCCCATGAAATGGAGGTGCAGCCAGAAGCCGTCAGGGACTGGTCCGAGCTGCCTCTTGATGTGCTTGCTTCAGTCTTTACCAAACTCGGCGCAGTTGATATTCTCATGGGTGCAGGCCTTGTGTGCCACTCATGGCTCGGGGCGGCAAAAGTACCTAGTTTATGGCGATATGTCGACATGGAGCACCATGATGTCTTGCGAGGGAAGAAGAAAAAGAGCCACGATGTCTTGTGTGCAATGGCAAAAGCCGCCGTGGACCGCTCCAATGGGGAGCTCGAGGTGTTCGCAGGGAGCGAGTTTGTTACTGATCAGCTTCTCAACTATATTGCAGAAAG ATCACCCTCCCTTAAGAGCCTCAGCCTTGACTACTGCAATGTCTCCAACGAAGCATTCACTGAGCTGATAATCAAGCTTCCTCTGCTCGAAGAACTTCTCATTTCCCTATGTCCATTTGTTGATGGCGACGCATATGAGGTCACCAGCAGAGCATGTGCGCAGCTGAAGCGTCTCATGTTGCGGCAAGGGTCGTATGGGGGTACAAGAGATGGGGCACTTGGAATCGAGATGATGCACGAGCTGCGATACCTTACTCTCGTCGGTTGCAATATCACGACAGAGGAGCTGGTTGCCATCATCGATGGCTGCCCTCACATGGAGCGCCTCTGCGTGCGCGACTGTTGCAACATCGTTGTGGATGGAACCCTGCGAGCGAAGTGTTCAAGGATCAAGACGCTGATTCTCCCCCCTTTGCAGCATTTGCAGCAGTTGTACTCCCGTTACTGTTTTCACCCTGATGATAGCCTTTTCACGGACAAGTTTGACGATTGGAGATCTTCCTAA